A window of bacterium genomic DNA:
GCTCGCCGGGGTCAGCACATGGATTCCCCGTTCGGTCAGCCCATCGATCATCTGCCCGGTCAGTTCCAGAACATGCCGTTCGATGTCCGGTATGCCCGCCTCGATGATGATGTCCAATCCTCTGCGCGCGGCCGTGATGCCCGGCAGATCCGCGAGTCCGATCTCGTGGCGCACCGCACCGGGCCGGTACGAGAGGTTGGCAGGCTCGTCCGGCCCGCCGTCCTGGTAGGTACCCACGTAGCCGACGTGGGGCGGCGCCAGAGACTCGAGGTGCTCCCGGCGCGCGTAGAGGTATCCCAGCCCGGGCGGACCGAGCAACCACTTCATCAGCGTGCCGCTGATGAAGTCGACACCGGCATCCGTGGCATCGATGGGAACGGCGCCCGCCGACTGGGCGGCGTCGACGATGAGGTAGCCGCCACAACTGCGGGTGAGTTCGGCCAGCTTGCGGAGGTCGTGGCGGAAGCCGGTACGGGGGGCCACGTGAGAGACGAGCACCGCGATGGTGTTCTCGTCCACGAGGTTTTCGATCTCTGTCATCCGGGTGGAGGACGGTCCGTCGGGAACCGAGCGGACCTCGACCGGGCGGCGGTTCGGCAGCAGCCAGGGCCAGACGGCGCTCGGATGGGAGGTCGGGTCCGTGACGATGTTGGCACCGGGCGGCGGTTCGATCATCTGGACCGCCAGGTTGGACCCTCGAGAGGTATTGTCGACGATGGCTATCTCACCGGGATCAGCACCCAGCACCGTCGCCAGCCGGGCCTTGAGGATCTCCCACTCGTCGAAGTAACGCGCCCTGTGATACGCCGGATCGAACATCCATCGATCGGACCACCGGTCGAGGGCCGCCTTGACCGGGATCGCAGCCGGGGCAAGACCCCCGGCGAAGAGGTAGGCGCGGGTCTCGGTGATCGGGAAGAGAGACCGGTACCGCTCCGTCAGGACCATGCGGGCACCTCGATCAGGGTCGGACCGTCGGTTGCCAGGGCAACCTCCACTGCGTCCGCCAGATCGGGGGGCTCGTCCGCGCGCGCCCATGCCGCGCCGTA
This region includes:
- a CDS encoding aminotransferase class V-fold PLP-dependent enzyme; this encodes MVLTERYRSLFPITETRAYLFAGGLAPAAIPVKAALDRWSDRWMFDPAYHRARYFDEWEILKARLATVLGADPGEIAIVDNTSRGSNLAVQMIEPPPGANIVTDPTSHPSAVWPWLLPNRRPVEVRSVPDGPSSTRMTEIENLVDENTIAVLVSHVAPRTGFRHDLRKLAELTRSCGGYLIVDAAQSAGAVPIDATDAGVDFISGTLMKWLLGPPGLGYLYARREHLESLAPPHVGYVGTYQDGGPDEPANLSYRPGAVRHEIGLADLPGITAARRGLDIIIEAGIPDIERHVLELTGQMIDGLTERGIHVLTPASRTERGGVVSFHFDGAVPLCRHLRRLGVDVWGYPEDDRVRADPHLYNTPGDVDRLLGGIDAYRRGSTRASAG